One genomic segment of Chitinophaga parva includes these proteins:
- a CDS encoding OmpA family protein, with protein MKQIFLLPLCAASLLLFSCGTGKKLKASQQQYGELSGKYMQLQEQLNHCQENGKDSSAEFARREHAYQTRISSLQEQLEGLKGNNSQLLTQLKDLSVISSSQAESIKKSLDNIGSKDSYIQNLQSEIARKDSLNMALVMNLKGAIGNLDDKDINIKVEKGVVFIDISDKLLFSSGSYVVTPRAKEVLGKVAMVLNNQPNIEFMVEGHTDNVPYHNGVLLDNWDLSVKRATAVTRILQNDYKMDPARITAAGRSEYVSVASNDTPEGRAANRRTRIVILPQLDQFFKLLETKQ; from the coding sequence ATGAAACAAATATTCCTACTTCCCCTGTGCGCAGCGTCCCTCCTGCTTTTTTCCTGTGGTACCGGTAAAAAGCTGAAGGCCAGCCAGCAGCAATATGGTGAATTGAGCGGCAAGTACATGCAACTCCAGGAACAGTTGAACCATTGCCAGGAAAACGGTAAAGACTCCAGCGCTGAATTTGCACGCCGCGAGCATGCCTACCAGACACGCATCTCTTCCCTCCAGGAACAACTGGAAGGCCTTAAAGGCAACAACAGCCAGTTGCTTACCCAGTTAAAAGACCTGTCTGTGATCTCTTCTTCCCAGGCAGAAAGCATCAAGAAATCATTGGACAACATCGGTTCCAAAGACTCTTACATCCAGAACCTCCAGTCTGAAATTGCCCGTAAGGACTCCCTGAACATGGCCCTGGTGATGAACCTTAAAGGCGCCATTGGCAACCTGGATGACAAAGACATCAATATCAAAGTGGAAAAAGGCGTAGTGTTCATCGACATTTCCGACAAACTGCTGTTCTCCAGCGGCAGCTACGTGGTAACACCCCGCGCCAAGGAAGTACTGGGTAAAGTGGCCATGGTACTGAACAACCAGCCCAATATCGAGTTCATGGTGGAAGGCCACACCGATAATGTACCCTACCACAATGGCGTACTGCTGGACAACTGGGACCTGAGTGTGAAACGTGCTACCGCGGTAACCCGCATCCTGCAGAACGACTACAAAATGGACCCGGCCCGTATCACCGCCGCCGGCCGCAGTGAGTATGTATCTGTAGCCAGCAACGACACTCCCGAGGGCCGTGCTGCCAACCGCCGCACCCGCATTGTGATCCTGCCACAGCTGGATCAGTTCTTCAAATTGCTCGAAACAAAGCAATAA
- a CDS encoding YdeI/OmpD-associated family protein has protein sequence MIRFTAVIQQFGAMGEKTGWRYITIPAAMAEQLQPGMRKSFRVKGKVDQHAIAQAALLPMGEGDFILPLKADIRKAIGKGTGATVQVQMTADATPQQVNTLLLECLQDEPAALAFFNTLPRSHQMYFSKWIDSAKTEATLGKRIAQTVTAMLHRQTYNEMIRANKQA, from the coding sequence ATGATCCGTTTTACCGCTGTCATCCAGCAGTTTGGCGCCATGGGCGAGAAAACCGGCTGGCGTTATATCACGATACCCGCCGCTATGGCGGAGCAACTGCAACCCGGCATGCGCAAATCCTTCCGGGTAAAGGGTAAAGTAGACCAGCACGCCATTGCGCAGGCAGCCCTCCTGCCCATGGGTGAGGGCGACTTCATCCTGCCCCTCAAGGCCGACATCCGTAAGGCCATTGGCAAGGGCACGGGCGCCACAGTGCAGGTACAAATGACCGCGGACGCCACGCCCCAGCAAGTGAATACCTTGCTACTGGAATGCCTGCAGGATGAGCCGGCGGCACTGGCCTTTTTCAACACCTTGCCCCGCTCCCACCAAATGTATTTTTCAAAATGGATAGACAGCGCCAAAACCGAGGCCACGCTGGGCAAACGCATTGCCCAGACGGTAACGGCCATGCTGCACCGGCAAACGTATAACGAAATGATCCGCGCCAACAAACAGGCATAA
- a CDS encoding DNA-formamidopyrimidine glycosylase family protein, translated as MPELPDLQAFSHNLQKLLAGKQVEKVIVPSKKAHSAEKTMQETLHGQKVSKVYRSGKELRIAFSKGDVLGLHLMLRGRLHFSNEALHEKGTVLELHFKDGSSLAMTDFMGAALPTLNPEEPDVPDALELTLDYLKSKLEGTRSSIKNILLDQHVIRGIGNAYADEILWDAGISPFSVGGKIPADKIKDLQHSIKTVLTQSEKTILKTHPDIIAGEVRDFFKIHNARQTTSPGGSEIEIQTNGGRKTYYTAEQVLYK; from the coding sequence ATGCCGGAACTACCCGATCTGCAAGCATTCAGTCATAACCTGCAAAAGCTCCTGGCAGGTAAGCAGGTAGAAAAAGTAATAGTGCCATCTAAAAAAGCGCACAGCGCTGAAAAGACCATGCAGGAAACACTGCACGGCCAGAAAGTGAGCAAAGTGTACCGCAGTGGCAAGGAACTACGCATTGCCTTTTCAAAGGGAGATGTACTGGGGCTGCACCTCATGCTGCGGGGCCGCCTGCATTTTTCTAACGAAGCACTGCACGAAAAAGGCACCGTACTGGAGCTGCACTTTAAAGACGGCAGCAGCCTGGCCATGACGGATTTTATGGGCGCCGCCCTGCCCACCCTCAATCCTGAAGAACCCGATGTGCCCGATGCGCTGGAGCTTACCCTGGATTACCTGAAAAGCAAGCTGGAAGGCACGCGCAGCAGCATCAAGAACATCCTGCTGGACCAGCACGTGATCCGTGGCATTGGCAATGCATATGCAGATGAGATACTCTGGGACGCGGGCATATCGCCATTTTCCGTGGGTGGCAAAATACCAGCGGATAAGATCAAGGACCTGCAGCACTCCATTAAAACAGTGCTCACCCAATCAGAAAAAACGATCCTCAAAACCCACCCGGACATTATTGCCGGCGAGGTACGGGATTTCTTTAAGATCCACAATGCCAGGCAAACCACCAGCCCTGGCGGCTCAGAAATAGAGATCCAGACCAACGGCGGCCGCAAAACCTACTACACCGCAGAACAAGTGCTGTACAAATAG
- a CDS encoding RNA polymerase sigma factor, with protein sequence MNYATMPEASLWQAFKQSDAQALSEIYERFVNELYNYGYHFVMDAAQVQDAIQDVFADLWRTREQLSDTTSIKYYLFCCLRRRLVRLRETDARTTLWVEDGQHDPHTESAEHVMIKVEESVQQMKRLQQAIATLPFRQQEVIRLRFYDDFSWAEIAGILQINEQSVRNLVQRAVLKLRTIC encoded by the coding sequence ATGAATTATGCCACGATGCCGGAAGCGAGCCTTTGGCAAGCGTTTAAGCAAAGCGATGCCCAGGCGTTGAGTGAGATTTACGAACGCTTCGTCAATGAATTGTATAACTATGGCTATCATTTTGTGATGGATGCTGCCCAGGTGCAGGACGCCATCCAGGATGTTTTTGCTGATCTGTGGCGTACCCGGGAACAACTTTCTGACACCACTTCCATTAAATATTATCTCTTCTGCTGCCTGCGCCGCCGTTTGGTCCGGCTCCGGGAAACGGACGCCCGCACTACCCTCTGGGTGGAAGATGGGCAGCACGACCCACACACGGAATCTGCCGAGCATGTGATGATCAAGGTGGAAGAATCTGTGCAGCAGATGAAACGCCTGCAACAGGCCATTGCCACCTTGCCGTTTCGCCAGCAGGAGGTGATCCGGTTGCGCTTTTATGACGATTTTTCCTGGGCTGAGATTGCGGGCATCCTGCAGATCAATGAGCAGTCCGTGCGGAATCTCGTTCAGCGGGCGGTCCTTAAATTAAGGACCATTTGCTGA
- a CDS encoding helix-turn-helix domain-containing protein, with protein sequence MKLRQIKTITEYHQIRLLPKPEHPLISVINFEDIRWRQEDLETNYVQTFYSIALKRSPRTKMRYGQQVYDFDEGIMFFVSPGQVYAIEAPADVKHEGWLVLVHPDFLWNTPLAKQIRQYEYFDYAVHEALFLSDKEEQTVVNLVHNIAQEYHANIDKFSQGIIISQLELLLHYAERFYHRQFITRRISNHQTLDKLEALLTAYFNDDDLARKGLPTVQYVARELHVSPNYLSGLLKSLTGQSTQQHIHDKLIEKAKEQLSTTTRSVAEIAYALGFEHPQSFSKLFKTKTQQSPVEFRQSFN encoded by the coding sequence ATGAAACTGCGACAGATCAAAACAATCACGGAATATCACCAGATACGGCTGCTCCCCAAACCGGAGCACCCGCTGATCAGCGTCATTAATTTTGAAGATATCCGGTGGAGGCAGGAAGACCTGGAAACCAACTATGTGCAAACGTTTTACTCCATTGCCCTGAAAAGAAGCCCCCGTACCAAAATGCGCTACGGGCAGCAGGTGTATGACTTTGATGAAGGCATTATGTTCTTTGTATCGCCGGGGCAGGTGTATGCCATTGAGGCGCCGGCAGATGTAAAACATGAAGGCTGGCTGGTGCTCGTACATCCCGACTTTCTATGGAATACCCCCCTGGCAAAACAGATCCGCCAGTATGAATATTTTGACTACGCCGTGCATGAAGCCCTCTTTCTTTCTGACAAAGAGGAACAGACCGTGGTAAACCTGGTGCACAACATTGCGCAGGAATATCACGCCAACATCGACAAATTCAGCCAGGGCATTATTATTTCCCAACTGGAGCTGCTGCTGCATTACGCGGAGCGCTTTTACCACCGCCAGTTCATTACCCGCCGGATCAGCAACCATCAAACCCTGGATAAGCTGGAAGCCTTGCTCACGGCCTATTTCAACGATGACGACCTGGCGCGCAAGGGCCTGCCCACCGTGCAATACGTGGCGCGGGAGCTGCATGTATCGCCTAACTATTTAAGTGGCCTGCTAAAATCACTTACCGGGCAAAGTACCCAGCAGCACATCCACGACAAGCTGATTGAAAAGGCAAAAGAACAACTCTCCACCACTACCCGCTCCGTGGCTGAAATAGCCTATGCACTGGGCTTTGAGCATCCCCAATCCTTCAGCAAACTTTTCAAAACAAAGACACAACAGTCTCCCGTGGAATTCCGGCAGTCGTTTAACTGA